The proteins below are encoded in one region of Streptomyces roseirectus:
- a CDS encoding glycoside hydrolase family 48 protein, whose translation MDPRRRRRRTRRLWTAAVAALALPLATLSTLSTTAQAAALQCSVDYKTNDWGSGFTADLTITNRGTDPINGWTLGYSYAGNQKLSNGWNGTWTQSGKSVSVQSASYNANIAAGAAVTTGAQFSYSGTNAAPTDFTINGTSCVGAHQPPITVLTSPAAGAIYAQGSAVPLAATAAAADNATISKVEFYDDTTLLGTDTTAPYTFSATGLAVGSHSLVAKAYDSLGASGTSTPVGITVASGPSVVASVTQLAVQQGKTGTYTLRLSTQPSSNVTVSTARVSGNTGLTVTGGASLTFTPSNWNTPQTVTITGNATGTGAATFDSTATGLAKATVTATQIAGQKEYDARFLELYGKITNPANGYFSPEGIPYHSVETLIVEAPDHGHETTSEAYSYLLWLQATYGRITGDWSKFNGAWNIMEKYMIPTHADQPTNSFYNASKPATYAPELDTPNEYPARLDTSVSVGQDPIAAELKSAYGTDDIYGMHWLQDVDNVYGYGNEPGKCEAGPTATGPSYINTFQRGAQESVWETVPQPTCDQFKYGGPNGYLDLFTGDSSYSKQWKFTNAPDADARAVQAAYWADVWAKQQGKGADVSATVGKAAKMGDYLRYAMYDKYFKKIGNCVGPSACPAGTGKNSSAYLLSWYYAWGGATDTSAGWSWRIGSSHSHSGYQNPLAAYALSSYAPLKPKSATGSADWATSLTRQLEFYRWLQSDEGAIAGGATNSWAGRYATPPAGKSTFYGMYYDQQPVYHDPPSNQWFGFQAWSMERVAEYYQQTGNTQAKAVLDKWVDWALSETTVNPDGTYRFPSTLAWSGQPDTWNASSPGANAGLHVDVVDYTNDVGVAGAYARTLTYYAAKSGDAQAKTVAKALLDGMWTHYQDSLGIALPETRADYNRFDDSVYVPSGWSGKMPNGDTINSSSTFASLRSFYEDDPNWSKIEAYLAGGAAPTFTYHRFWAQADIALALGSYAELLE comes from the coding sequence ATGGACCCACGACGCAGACGCCGAAGGACGCGGCGCCTGTGGACCGCCGCCGTGGCGGCCCTCGCGCTCCCGCTGGCCACCCTGAGTACCTTGTCGACGACCGCCCAGGCGGCGGCACTCCAGTGCAGCGTCGACTACAAGACGAACGACTGGGGCAGCGGTTTCACCGCCGACCTCACGATCACCAACCGGGGCACCGACCCCATCAACGGCTGGACGCTGGGCTACTCGTACGCCGGCAACCAGAAGCTGTCGAACGGCTGGAACGGCACCTGGACCCAGTCCGGCAAGTCGGTCTCCGTCCAGAGCGCCTCGTACAACGCGAACATCGCGGCGGGCGCGGCGGTGACCACGGGCGCCCAGTTCAGCTACAGCGGCACCAACGCGGCGCCGACCGACTTCACCATCAACGGCACCTCCTGCGTCGGCGCCCACCAGCCGCCGATCACCGTGCTGACCAGCCCCGCCGCGGGCGCGATCTACGCGCAGGGCAGCGCCGTCCCGCTCGCCGCGACGGCCGCCGCCGCGGACAACGCGACGATCAGCAAGGTCGAGTTCTACGACGACACGACCCTGCTCGGCACGGACACCACCGCGCCGTACACGTTCTCGGCGACGGGTCTCGCCGTCGGTTCCCACTCCCTGGTCGCGAAGGCGTACGACAGCCTCGGCGCGTCCGGCACCTCGACGCCGGTCGGCATCACCGTGGCCTCGGGCCCGTCGGTCGTCGCGTCGGTGACGCAGCTCGCGGTGCAGCAGGGCAAGACGGGCACGTACACGCTGCGGCTGTCGACGCAGCCGTCGTCGAACGTGACGGTGTCGACCGCGCGCGTCTCCGGGAACACCGGTCTGACGGTGACCGGCGGGGCCTCGCTCACCTTCACCCCGTCGAACTGGAACACCCCGCAGACGGTGACGATCACCGGCAACGCGACCGGCACCGGGGCGGCCACGTTCGACTCGACGGCGACCGGCCTCGCCAAGGCCACGGTCACGGCCACCCAGATCGCCGGGCAGAAGGAGTACGACGCCCGGTTCCTGGAGCTGTACGGGAAGATCACCAACCCGGCGAACGGCTACTTCTCGCCGGAGGGCATCCCGTACCACTCGGTCGAGACGCTGATCGTCGAGGCACCGGACCACGGCCACGAGACGACGTCCGAGGCGTACAGCTACCTGCTGTGGCTCCAGGCGACGTACGGCCGGATCACCGGTGACTGGTCGAAGTTCAACGGCGCGTGGAACATCATGGAGAAGTACATGATCCCCACGCACGCCGACCAGCCGACCAACTCGTTCTACAACGCGTCCAAGCCGGCCACCTACGCGCCCGAGCTGGACACCCCGAACGAGTACCCGGCGCGCCTGGACACGTCGGTGTCGGTCGGGCAGGACCCGATCGCGGCCGAGCTGAAGTCCGCGTACGGCACGGACGACATCTACGGCATGCACTGGCTGCAGGACGTGGACAACGTCTACGGGTACGGCAACGAGCCCGGCAAGTGCGAGGCGGGGCCGACGGCCACCGGGCCCTCGTACATCAACACGTTCCAGCGCGGCGCGCAGGAATCCGTGTGGGAGACCGTGCCGCAGCCGACCTGCGACCAGTTCAAGTACGGCGGGCCCAACGGCTACCTCGACCTGTTCACCGGTGACAGCTCCTACTCCAAGCAGTGGAAGTTCACCAACGCCCCCGACGCCGACGCGCGCGCCGTGCAGGCCGCGTACTGGGCGGACGTCTGGGCGAAGCAGCAGGGCAAGGGCGCCGACGTCTCCGCGACCGTCGGCAAGGCCGCGAAGATGGGCGACTACCTGCGGTACGCGATGTACGACAAGTACTTCAAGAAGATCGGCAACTGCGTCGGTCCGTCCGCCTGCCCGGCCGGGACCGGGAAGAACTCCTCGGCGTACCTGTTGTCCTGGTACTACGCCTGGGGCGGCGCGACCGACACCAGCGCGGGCTGGTCCTGGCGGATCGGCTCCAGCCACAGCCACAGCGGCTACCAGAACCCGCTGGCCGCGTACGCGCTCAGCTCGTACGCGCCGCTGAAGCCCAAGTCGGCGACCGGCTCGGCGGACTGGGCCACCTCGCTCACCCGGCAGCTGGAGTTCTACCGCTGGCTGCAGTCGGACGAGGGTGCCATCGCGGGCGGCGCGACCAACAGCTGGGCGGGGCGGTACGCCACTCCCCCGGCCGGCAAGTCGACCTTCTACGGCATGTACTACGACCAGCAGCCCGTCTACCACGACCCGCCGTCCAACCAGTGGTTCGGCTTCCAGGCGTGGTCGATGGAGCGGGTCGCCGAGTACTACCAGCAGACGGGCAACACGCAGGCCAAGGCCGTCCTCGACAAGTGGGTCGACTGGGCCCTGTCGGAGACGACCGTGAACCCCGACGGCACCTACCGGTTCCCGTCGACGCTCGCCTGGTCCGGCCAGCCGGACACCTGGAACGCGTCGAGCCCCGGCGCCAACGCGGGGCTGCACGTCGACGTCGTCGACTACACCAACGACGTCGGTGTGGCGGGCGCGTACGCCCGGACGCTCACCTACTACGCCGCCAAGTCCGGTGACGCACAGGCCAAGACGGTCGCCAAGGCGCTGCTCGACGGCATGTGGACGCACTACCAGGACAGCCTCGGCATCGCGCTCCCGGAGACCCGGGCCGACTACAACCGCTTCGACGACAGCGTCTACGTCCCGAGCGGCTGGAGCGGCAAGATGCCGAACGGCGACACGATCAACTCCTCCTCGACGTTCGCCTCGCTGCGTTCGTTCTACGAGGACGACCCCAACTGGTCGAAGATCGAGGCGTACCTCGCGGGC